One Ignavibacterium album JCM 16511 genomic region harbors:
- the fucP gene encoding L-fucose:H+ symporter permease codes for MMASTPSSAANNTSANHINHRNYLPELTILTSLFFMWGFLTCLNDILIPHLQNVFELNYFQSMLVQFTFFLAYFLISLPSGKLVEKVGYKKGIVIGLITAGVGTLIFYPAAGLRSYPVFLIAFFILASGITLLQVAANPYVTILGKPETASSRLNLTQAFNSLGTTVAPYFGSLLILSTAVKTAEELSKMSPAEVEAYKAAEAAAVQYPYLGLAAVLFIIAAIFAVIKLPQIEASTVQSGDGNGNYDEIHDSAWGYKHLLLGAIGIFVYVGAEVAIGSFLVKYFVSLDSSMIEMEAGKMVSFYWGGAMVGRFIGSAVQRKIKPGTVLGFNAIMASLLVLISMLSDGKVAMWSILLVGLFNSIMFPTIFSLAIRGLGKHTGQASGILCMAIVGGAVIPVIQGLIADSIGIHHAFILPVLCYLFIAYYGFKGSVPSFEKAELAVEVD; via the coding sequence ATGATGGCATCAACACCTTCTTCTGCGGCTAACAATACTTCTGCAAATCATATTAATCATAGAAATTATTTACCCGAATTAACAATTCTCACTTCATTGTTTTTTATGTGGGGATTTCTTACTTGTCTGAATGACATTCTGATTCCGCATTTACAAAATGTGTTTGAACTGAATTACTTTCAATCAATGCTCGTTCAGTTTACATTCTTTCTTGCGTACTTTTTAATTTCTCTTCCTTCCGGAAAACTTGTTGAGAAAGTTGGATATAAAAAAGGAATTGTAATTGGTTTGATTACTGCCGGAGTAGGAACTTTAATTTTTTATCCTGCTGCAGGATTAAGATCTTATCCTGTTTTTCTGATTGCATTCTTTATTCTTGCTTCGGGAATTACTCTTTTGCAGGTTGCTGCTAATCCTTATGTTACAATTTTAGGAAAACCGGAAACAGCGTCATCAAGATTAAATCTTACTCAAGCATTTAATTCACTTGGAACAACTGTAGCACCCTATTTTGGATCGCTTTTAATATTATCAACTGCAGTTAAAACGGCAGAAGAACTCAGCAAAATGTCTCCTGCCGAAGTTGAGGCATACAAGGCAGCAGAAGCAGCAGCTGTTCAATATCCGTATCTTGGACTTGCGGCAGTTCTTTTTATTATCGCGGCAATTTTCGCTGTAATAAAACTTCCGCAAATTGAAGCAAGTACAGTTCAATCAGGTGATGGTAATGGAAATTATGATGAAATTCATGATAGTGCTTGGGGCTATAAACATCTTCTTTTGGGTGCAATAGGAATTTTTGTATATGTAGGTGCTGAAGTTGCTATTGGAAGTTTTCTTGTGAAGTATTTTGTCTCTCTCGATAGCTCTATGATTGAAATGGAAGCAGGTAAAATGGTTTCATTTTACTGGGGTGGTGCAATGGTCGGACGATTCATTGGCTCAGCTGTTCAAAGGAAAATAAAACCCGGAACAGTTCTCGGATTCAATGCAATTATGGCTTCATTACTCGTTCTTATTTCTATGTTGTCTGACGGTAAAGTTGCAATGTGGTCTATTCTTCTCGTTGGATTATTTAATTCCATTATGTTCCCAACAATCTTCTCACTTGCTATTCGTGGATTAGGAAAACATACAGGACAAGCATCGGGAATTCTTTGTATGGCAATTGTCGGCGGAGCAGTTATTCCGGTTATCCAGGGTTTGATTGCCGATTCGATAGGAATACACCACGCGTTTATTCTTCCAGTGCTTTGTTATTTGTTTATTGCTTATTACGGATTTAAAGGAAGTGTTCCTTCATTTGAAAAAGCAGAGCTTGCTGTTGAGGTGGACTAA
- a CDS encoding ROK family protein, which produces MNKTKLVLGVDVGGTNTVFGLVDKTGNVFLIDSIPTHGDKSAEDLFKRLFEKFYQVSEDAKEDFELAGIGIGAPNANYYKGTVENPPNLNWEYVDIISLIKKFSDAPVALTNDANAAALGEMYYGAAKGMKDLIVITLGTGLGSGIVVNGNLVYGHDGFAGEIGHTIYDPQGRQCGCGRKGCLETYASAPGIKRTVMELIANTNFKSKLRSVSYESLDAKFITELALQGDKIALEAFDFTAKVLGIKLADAIAHTSPEAIILFGGLANAGDLLLVPTKKYLEENVFHVFRNKVKILKSELNEGKSAVLGAAALIWHELNTMVINQ; this is translated from the coding sequence ATGAACAAAACAAAATTAGTGCTTGGTGTTGATGTTGGTGGCACTAACACTGTTTTCGGTCTTGTTGATAAAACCGGAAATGTTTTTCTGATTGACTCAATTCCAACTCACGGAGATAAGTCAGCAGAAGATTTATTCAAAAGACTATTTGAAAAATTTTATCAAGTTTCCGAAGATGCAAAAGAAGATTTTGAATTAGCCGGAATAGGTATAGGTGCTCCAAATGCAAACTATTATAAAGGAACTGTAGAGAATCCACCAAACCTTAATTGGGAATATGTGGATATTATTTCACTGATAAAAAAATTTTCAGATGCGCCTGTTGCCTTAACAAACGATGCAAATGCTGCTGCTCTCGGCGAAATGTATTACGGAGCAGCTAAAGGAATGAAAGATTTAATCGTAATAACTTTGGGAACTGGCTTAGGAAGTGGAATTGTTGTTAACGGAAATTTAGTTTATGGTCACGATGGTTTTGCCGGAGAAATCGGACACACAATTTACGATCCTCAGGGAAGACAGTGTGGTTGCGGAAGAAAAGGTTGTCTTGAAACTTATGCATCGGCACCTGGAATTAAAAGAACCGTGATGGAACTTATTGCAAATACTAATTTTAAGAGCAAACTTCGTTCGGTTAGTTATGAAAGTCTGGATGCGAAATTTATTACTGAACTTGCTTTGCAAGGTGATAAAATAGCACTTGAAGCTTTTGATTTCACAGCTAAAGTTCTTGGTATAAAACTCGCTGATGCAATTGCACACACAAGCCCCGAAGCAATCATTCTTTTCGGTGGACTTGCAAACGCAGGCGATTTACTTTTGGTTCCGACAAAAAAATACCTCGAAGAAAATGTTTTTCATGTTTTCAGAAATAAAGTTAAGATACTAAAGTCTGAGCTAAACGAAGGAAAATCCGCTGTACTTGGTGCAGCAGCATTAATATGGCACGAGCTTAACACAATGGTAATAAACCAATAA
- a CDS encoding glycoside hydrolase family 2 TIM barrel-domain containing protein, giving the protein MSNKFTPLTFILIVSFIFQANIFSQVASLEATFNLKTIDGIKIPFQYGMPVPTFEKQKRTMINLAGQWKKQRFNANDNITLAKRDSAGYQNLLNEAQGRQSSTYDDNSWETKILPSVENQMNAYPNVPEYYQDGVWYRRNFSVPDSLNGKFIKLIFYAVNYVADVWVNDVYIGCHEGGYTSFAFDVSQILNYGGNNVIAVRVDNPAWGTRNDIVPYTQCDWFNYTGIIHDVYLEVSEPVSVVRTDVVPLDINGQIQTTVVLNNKSNSDKNAEVSVEVFNADVNETNINSERASDLVGTPASVSGTTQNTIFINSDSVKVWRTILTVNNPQLWSPKNPNLYIMKVTVRVNGNVFDTYYTQFGIRTIKTLVDKVYLNNNPVFFTGVARHEDHPVFGRSIPVDSIYSDLLKVKSVKATMLRTAHYPNHPYTYQITDRLGIVVVEEIPVWWFDTALAWVIQNSARHIHEQMFREMVFRDYNRPSIILWSTTNECLDVDNRKIFINKVRNDLNFNYPDGRLITQSAAADRPGPQDASQPACDVAGWTMYFGIFHGGTYYEGTRYFLTLANYYHPEKPILDTEFGYWSGELNSANGQQAQVTVFKETFNAFTYRASVIRRDGTYRDGGYLMGVTWWCIFDWYSHQHPDGFQSMGLYRMNRDTLKAVGDTLRNYYSTFYEIGGVVTDVSDRDEESIPDKFSLDQNYPNPFNPNTKIRFSIPVNVAAGNKVSLRIYDVLGNLITTLIDENKQPGNYEIEFDGNSLSSGVYFYKLQAGDFIQTKKMILLK; this is encoded by the coding sequence ATGTCAAATAAGTTTACTCCTCTTACTTTCATTCTTATTGTTTCATTTATTTTTCAAGCAAACATTTTTTCACAGGTCGCATCACTCGAAGCAACTTTTAATTTAAAAACCATTGACGGAATTAAAATACCTTTTCAGTATGGTATGCCTGTCCCCACTTTTGAAAAGCAGAAAAGAACAATGATTAATCTTGCTGGTCAGTGGAAGAAACAAAGATTTAATGCGAATGATAACATCACTTTGGCGAAAAGAGATTCTGCTGGATATCAAAATTTATTGAATGAAGCACAGGGAAGACAAAGTTCAACTTATGATGACAACAGCTGGGAGACTAAAATTCTTCCATCGGTTGAAAATCAGATGAATGCTTATCCGAATGTTCCCGAATATTATCAGGATGGAGTTTGGTACAGAAGAAATTTTTCAGTTCCGGATTCACTAAACGGAAAATTTATTAAACTTATCTTTTATGCAGTAAACTATGTTGCAGATGTTTGGGTAAATGATGTCTATATCGGATGTCACGAAGGCGGTTATACATCGTTTGCATTTGATGTTTCTCAGATTCTTAATTATGGTGGTAATAATGTAATTGCAGTTCGTGTTGATAATCCTGCCTGGGGAACAAGAAATGATATTGTTCCTTACACTCAATGCGACTGGTTTAACTATACAGGAATTATTCACGATGTTTATCTGGAAGTAAGCGAACCTGTTTCAGTAGTCAGAACTGATGTTGTTCCGCTTGATATAAATGGTCAGATTCAAACAACAGTTGTTTTGAACAATAAATCAAATTCAGATAAAAATGCCGAAGTGTCCGTTGAAGTTTTTAATGCTGATGTTAATGAAACGAACATCAATAGCGAAAGAGCATCTGATTTGGTTGGGACACCCGCATCGGTTTCCGGCACAACTCAGAATACAATTTTTATCAATAGTGATTCTGTAAAAGTCTGGCGAACAATTTTAACTGTAAACAATCCTCAGTTGTGGAGTCCTAAAAATCCCAACCTTTACATAATGAAAGTTACAGTAAGAGTTAACGGAAATGTTTTTGATACATATTATACTCAGTTTGGAATAAGAACAATTAAAACTTTGGTTGATAAAGTTTATCTTAATAACAATCCTGTATTCTTTACCGGAGTAGCAAGACACGAAGACCATCCGGTTTTCGGAAGAAGTATTCCTGTTGATTCTATTTATTCTGACTTGCTTAAAGTAAAGTCTGTCAAAGCTACAATGCTGAGAACTGCACATTATCCGAATCATCCTTACACATATCAGATTACAGACAGATTGGGAATTGTTGTTGTTGAAGAAATCCCGGTCTGGTGGTTTGATACTGCACTTGCATGGGTAATTCAGAATAGTGCGCGACATATTCACGAGCAAATGTTTCGCGAAATGGTTTTCAGAGATTACAACAGACCTTCAATAATTCTCTGGAGCACAACTAATGAATGCCTTGATGTTGATAACAGAAAAATATTTATCAATAAAGTCAGAAATGATCTTAACTTCAACTATCCTGACGGAAGATTGATCACGCAATCTGCTGCTGCCGATCGTCCCGGACCTCAAGATGCTTCTCAACCAGCTTGTGATGTTGCAGGTTGGACAATGTACTTCGGAATATTTCACGGCGGAACCTACTATGAAGGTACAAGATACTTTCTGACTCTTGCAAATTATTATCATCCGGAAAAACCAATTCTCGATACAGAGTTTGGTTACTGGAGTGGTGAACTTAACAGCGCAAATGGTCAGCAAGCTCAGGTTACTGTTTTTAAAGAAACATTTAATGCTTTCACTTATCGTGCTTCAGTTATCAGAAGAGATGGAACTTACAGAGACGGAGGATATCTTATGGGAGTAACCTGGTGGTGTATTTTCGATTGGTATTCACATCAGCATCCTGATGGATTTCAGAGCATGGGTTTGTACAGAATGAACAGAGATACACTAAAAGCTGTTGGTGATACTCTGAGAAATTACTACTCGACATTTTATGAAATTGGTGGTGTAGTTACAGATGTTTCCGACAGAGATGAAGAATCAATCCCCGATAAATTTTCGCTTGATCAGAATTATCCGAACCCATTCAACCCAAACACAAAGATAAGATTTTCAATTCCAGTTAATGTAGCAGCAGGCAATAAAGTTTCTTTAAGGATTTATGATGTGCTGGGAAATTTAATTACAACATTAATAGATGAAAACAAACAACCAGGAAATTATGAAATTGAATTTGATGGAAACTCCTTAAGCTCGGGAGTATATTTCTATAAACTGCAGGCAGGAGATTTTATTCAGACAAAGAAAATGATTTTATTAAAATAA
- a CDS encoding sigma-54-dependent transcriptional regulator — translation MIFEEKNINILLIEDEEFDVRRVKNTISPFSSRIKIVETFSNGKAAVEYLQSNKGEIDIVIMDYQIAGGLMGESLIQKIKEIDNTIQIIVITKMTVNISDYNFANKLIKAGAFWYCTKYPGDIEDYIYQPTDFLLSLFNAYEKSLLEKERFRSQLKLRRNVEDILFQKKIIGESPVMKELKEEINKFAKSNVNTLIRGASGTGKELVAYNIHYRSDRKYENFVIINCGSLPNQLVESELFGYEKGAFTGADKKKPGLFEIAHRGTIFLDEVTELPLSAQVKLLRVIQDGEIEKIGRTEKVKVDVRIIAATNRNIEEEVKEKRFREDLYYRLNVLPIYVPELKKRPTDIPLLIDYFLSNISIDMGRDKPEIPEETMKVFLNYDWPGNVRELKNVVQRILFHAESVVTPTLARRAIGVGELSQGQVDSNLADLFNPGSILPLKDFEKLIRERYFRFVRMNSNSDTEAARKLGLAPPNFYRMAKELGLKTTE, via the coding sequence ATGATATTCGAAGAAAAAAATATTAACATTCTTCTGATCGAAGATGAAGAATTTGATGTGAGAAGAGTAAAGAATACTATTTCTCCTTTCAGCAGCAGAATAAAAATTGTTGAAACTTTTTCAAATGGTAAAGCCGCTGTTGAATATCTTCAGTCGAATAAAGGTGAAATTGATATTGTAATAATGGATTATCAGATTGCCGGTGGTCTGATGGGTGAATCTTTGATTCAAAAGATTAAAGAGATTGATAATACGATTCAGATAATTGTAATTACAAAAATGACAGTTAATATTTCCGATTACAACTTTGCAAATAAACTTATCAAAGCAGGTGCTTTCTGGTATTGTACAAAATATCCCGGCGATATTGAAGATTATATCTATCAGCCGACAGATTTTTTATTAAGTCTTTTTAATGCTTATGAAAAATCTTTATTGGAAAAGGAAAGATTTCGTTCTCAGTTAAAGCTCAGAAGAAATGTTGAAGATATTCTTTTCCAGAAAAAGATAATTGGTGAATCTCCTGTAATGAAAGAACTAAAGGAAGAGATTAATAAGTTTGCTAAAAGCAATGTGAATACTTTAATTCGTGGTGCATCAGGAACAGGAAAAGAATTGGTTGCTTATAATATTCATTACAGAAGTGACAGGAAATATGAAAACTTCGTGATAATAAATTGCGGAAGTTTGCCAAATCAATTGGTTGAGAGCGAACTTTTCGGATATGAGAAAGGGGCTTTTACCGGAGCTGATAAAAAGAAACCGGGATTGTTCGAAATTGCTCATCGCGGAACAATTTTTCTTGATGAAGTTACGGAATTGCCTTTAAGTGCGCAGGTAAAATTATTAAGAGTGATTCAGGATGGTGAAATTGAAAAAATCGGACGAACAGAAAAAGTAAAAGTTGATGTTCGGATAATTGCCGCAACAAACAGAAACATTGAAGAAGAAGTGAAGGAAAAAAGATTCAGAGAAGACCTTTACTATCGTCTGAATGTTCTGCCAATTTATGTTCCTGAATTAAAAAAACGACCTACCGATATTCCATTGCTGATTGATTATTTTCTTTCTAACATAAGCATAGATATGGGAAGAGATAAACCGGAAATACCTGAAGAAACCATGAAAGTATTTCTGAATTATGATTGGCCCGGAAATGTTCGGGAACTGAAAAATGTTGTTCAACGGATTTTATTTCATGCTGAGTCTGTAGTTACTCCAACACTTGCAAGAAGAGCAATTGGTGTTGGAGAATTGTCCCAAGGTCAGGTTGATTCAAATCTTGCTGACCTTTTCAATCCGGGCAGCATTCTTCCTTTGAAAGATTTTGAAAAGTTAATTCGTGAAAGATATTTCAGATTTGTAAGAATGAACTCCAATTCAGATACTGAAGCAGCAAGAAAATTAGGACTCGCGCCACCGAATTTTTACAGAATGGCAAAAGAACTGGGATTGAAAACCACAGAATAA
- a CDS encoding sensor histidine kinase, whose translation MAEDRKKIFEKIKEYHFEFKHVTVLFLILFIFQLIVSFINKAAIKNFLTTTQEWYQKESAEEIANLTATALELVIESIKKTDKPDNEQRDKIIQSFEIIFSQQQLSHNINNLCLLLREKDRIIKIEDGKTLYSILIEKNFDSAAFNGSEDEIVKMYRAVEDSLKLTEQITSIITDKKTFNTFVPFVIKGEYLGAVYLRNTPDFSSISNQVISNYDETSVIYLSLILLGLLAMYFISSYTVKERDAAQKMLFEEHEENLKKQINYEKELIFTKRIYHTHHKAEKIMGFIKEDLRTLSDKNIDDIKFRVSKYSNFISRVIYDMKWFDPPVQTIRNSMFRTDLNEVIKFIIDNIFLRISSQSTAFKINFEPDNNLPIVNVNEFVIWEIIEPLIQNSIDHGGESNLLITARTKYEYTNRKSYIYIEDNGKGIAKELLEENEDNLKLIFVENTTTKTQGLQNSGYGCYIAYEMTKRCGWNIDAENLPEGGCRFTITINN comes from the coding sequence ATGGCAGAAGATCGAAAAAAAATTTTTGAAAAGATTAAAGAATATCACTTTGAGTTTAAGCATGTAACAGTTTTGTTTCTCATTCTTTTCATCTTTCAATTAATTGTTTCTTTCATCAATAAAGCTGCGATAAAGAATTTTCTTACCACAACTCAAGAATGGTATCAGAAAGAATCAGCCGAAGAAATTGCCAACCTTACAGCTACTGCATTAGAACTTGTGATCGAATCAATAAAAAAAACAGATAAACCGGATAACGAGCAACGCGATAAAATTATTCAGTCCTTTGAAATAATTTTTAGTCAGCAGCAACTGAGTCATAACATAAATAATCTTTGTCTGCTTCTAAGAGAGAAAGATAGGATAATCAAAATAGAAGATGGCAAAACATTATACAGCATTCTGATAGAAAAGAATTTTGACTCTGCAGCATTCAACGGTTCTGAAGATGAAATAGTTAAAATGTACCGCGCAGTTGAAGATAGTTTAAAACTTACAGAACAGATTACAAGCATAATTACAGACAAGAAAACATTCAACACTTTTGTCCCTTTTGTAATTAAAGGCGAATATCTTGGCGCTGTTTATCTCCGCAATACACCTGATTTCAGTTCGATTAGTAATCAGGTGATTAGTAATTATGATGAAACTTCAGTTATTTATCTTTCATTAATTCTGCTTGGACTGCTTGCAATGTATTTCATATCATCATACACAGTAAAGGAAAGAGATGCTGCACAGAAAATGCTGTTCGAAGAGCATGAAGAAAATCTCAAAAAGCAAATCAATTATGAAAAGGAATTGATATTCACAAAAAGAATTTATCATACACATCATAAAGCCGAAAAGATAATGGGCTTTATAAAAGAAGATTTAAGAACTCTTTCAGATAAAAATATTGATGATATAAAATTCAGAGTTTCGAAATATTCTAATTTTATCTCCAGAGTAATTTATGATATGAAATGGTTTGATCCTCCGGTTCAGACTATAAGAAATTCAATGTTCAGAACAGATTTGAATGAAGTAATAAAATTTATAATTGATAACATCTTTCTCAGAATTTCATCTCAATCAACTGCTTTCAAAATTAATTTTGAGCCGGACAATAATCTTCCAATAGTAAATGTAAATGAATTTGTAATCTGGGAAATAATAGAACCATTGATTCAAAACAGTATTGACCACGGTGGCGAGAGCAATCTTTTAATTACAGCCAGAACAAAGTACGAGTATACTAATCGTAAATCATACATTTATATTGAAGATAACGGAAAGGGAATTGCAAAAGAGCTATTGGAAGAAAATGAAGATAATCTGAAACTTATCTTTGTTGAAAATACTACTACTAAAACTCAGGGTTTACAAAATTCGGGATATGGTTGTTATATTGCTTACGAAATGACAAAGCGTTGTGGCTGGAACATTGATGCTGAAAATTTGCCTGAAGGTGGCTGTCGTTTCACAATAACAATTAATAACTAA
- a CDS encoding extracellular solute-binding protein encodes MLSLEKVFYIIISTILVTVFILFTFVFSPNAVDNSKGKIKTIYFADNISRAHQKIIDNFNRKYEGQIKVETINLPFEKFSTNERKELLARYLRSKSNRIDVFSVDIIWVPRFAKWSLPLDSMIDSQKVNNLLPYALKSCVFNNKLYALPLYIDIALMFYRDDLLKQLPDYSGFSNELASSITWERFFELQKKLKTSANNFYVFQADDYEGLLCSFTEIMSNLNSRIIESNSKLKLDEQNTRKAITLLHNLIFDKKISPESVTNLRENNSYQYFINNNSFAVRGWPNFLSDDNKYLNEKLRANIKRAPLPHLSGSEPASVFGGWNLMVSKYSDKIPEVMKFLEFIVSDEAQKILYEEENFLPVIKSLYSDSTFVKKHSELKFFESLFRTGVYRPFLEEYTNVSDILSYYINKALKNEISIDEAAKQASEKITDKIVVD; translated from the coding sequence ATGTTAAGTCTTGAAAAAGTTTTTTATATAATCATAAGCACAATTCTGGTAACAGTTTTTATTCTGTTTACATTTGTTTTTTCACCCAACGCAGTTGATAACAGCAAAGGAAAAATAAAAACAATTTACTTTGCTGATAATATTTCCAGAGCACATCAGAAAATAATAGATAACTTTAATAGGAAGTACGAAGGTCAGATTAAGGTTGAAACTATTAATCTTCCATTTGAAAAGTTCAGTACTAATGAAAGGAAAGAACTTTTAGCAAGATATCTGAGAAGTAAAAGTAATCGCATAGATGTCTTCAGTGTGGATATTATATGGGTTCCGAGATTTGCAAAATGGAGTCTTCCACTCGATTCAATGATTGACTCACAAAAAGTTAATAACCTTCTTCCTTATGCACTGAAATCCTGTGTCTTTAATAATAAACTCTATGCATTACCGCTTTACATTGATATTGCGCTGATGTTTTACCGCGATGATTTACTTAAGCAGCTTCCGGATTATTCCGGATTTTCGAATGAGCTTGCTTCATCAATTACCTGGGAAAGATTTTTTGAATTGCAGAAAAAATTAAAAACTTCTGCTAATAACTTTTATGTTTTTCAGGCAGATGATTATGAAGGTTTATTATGTTCTTTTACGGAAATAATGTCTAATCTTAACAGCAGAATTATTGAAAGTAACAGTAAGCTAAAACTTGATGAGCAAAACACAAGAAAAGCAATAACTTTACTTCACAATTTAATTTTTGATAAAAAGATTTCTCCCGAATCCGTAACTAATCTCAGAGAAAATAACAGCTATCAGTATTTTATTAATAATAATTCATTTGCTGTTCGTGGCTGGCCAAATTTTTTGAGTGATGATAATAAATATCTTAATGAAAAGCTGAGAGCAAATATTAAGAGAGCTCCATTACCTCATCTTTCCGGTTCTGAACCGGCTTCTGTATTTGGAGGCTGGAATCTGATGGTTTCAAAATATTCAGATAAAATTCCCGAAGTGATGAAATTTCTTGAATTCATCGTAAGTGATGAAGCTCAGAAAATTCTTTACGAAGAAGAAAATTTTTTGCCAGTAATTAAATCCTTATATAGCGATTCAACTTTCGTTAAAAAACATTCAGAACTAAAATTCTTTGAGAGCTTATTCAGGACAGGTGTTTACAGACCATTTCTTGAAGAGTACACAAATGTATCAGATATTCTTTCATACTATATTAATAAAGCATTAAAAAATGAAATTAGTATTGATGAGGCAGCTAAACAGGCTTCAGAAAAAATAACAGATAAAATAGTTGTTGACTGA
- a CDS encoding IS5 family transposase, protein MRSNKINNIDLFTSSANDKFTKHIKTQSKQALEIINNKINWTKLLRPLEETITKTKQNNSPAGRRTFDLLVIVKCFILQSIYNLSDPRLEEEIADRRSFQIFLGLNSSDSIPDETTICRYRELFATLELDKKLFYEFNKQLTELKLIVGKGTIVDATIKQAHAKPNSNRDNDADFTIKRGKTYYGYKGHIAIDEDSQVIKSVEFTKASIHDSNAFDQLVDYSEQAIFADKAYANKTRRNKLEAIGIFDGILAKGYRNKPLSKSEKKVNKLLSTIRNKVERPFAYMKQVLQYQQCSYYDIGRNRFEFIMCAFVYNIRRLITLST, encoded by the coding sequence ATGAGAAGCAACAAAATCAACAACATCGATTTATTTACATCATCAGCAAACGATAAGTTCACAAAACATATAAAAACTCAGAGTAAACAAGCTTTGGAAATAATAAACAACAAAATAAACTGGACAAAGCTATTAAGACCATTAGAAGAAACAATTACAAAGACAAAACAAAATAATTCACCAGCAGGCAGAAGAACATTCGATTTGCTTGTAATTGTTAAATGCTTTATTCTCCAAAGCATTTATAATCTTTCCGATCCACGTTTGGAGGAAGAAATAGCAGACCGTAGAAGCTTCCAGATATTTCTTGGTCTTAATAGTTCAGACTCAATTCCAGATGAAACAACTATATGCAGATACAGAGAACTTTTTGCAACTTTAGAGTTAGACAAGAAACTATTTTATGAATTTAACAAACAACTAACAGAACTGAAGCTGATTGTCGGGAAAGGAACAATAGTAGATGCCACAATAAAACAGGCACACGCAAAACCAAACAGCAATAGAGACAACGATGCAGACTTTACAATCAAAAGGGGCAAGACATATTATGGTTACAAAGGACACATTGCAATCGATGAAGACAGTCAAGTAATAAAGTCAGTTGAGTTTACCAAAGCAAGCATTCACGATTCAAATGCATTTGATCAATTAGTTGACTATTCCGAACAGGCTATCTTTGCTGATAAAGCTTATGCAAATAAAACAAGGAGAAATAAACTTGAAGCCATAGGTATTTTTGATGGCATCTTAGCAAAAGGTTATCGGAATAAACCTCTAAGCAAATCAGAAAAGAAAGTTAACAAGCTGCTTTCTACAATCAGAAATAAAGTTGAAAGACCATTTGCTTATATGAAACAAGTCTTGCAATACCAACAATGTAGTTACTATGATATAGGGCGAAACAGGTTTGAGTTTATAATGTGTGCTTTTGTTTACAATATTAGGAGACTTATCACATTATCGACTTAA